In Ascaphus truei isolate aAscTru1 chromosome 2, aAscTru1.hap1, whole genome shotgun sequence, the genomic stretch ACGCACGCCTACTCGTCACGCCGTAGCGCTGGCCCGAGTGCCCATGGCCTTAcccttagagactttacagacggCCTTGCGACAACTCCCGGGTTTTGCCAAGGCTCGCCTGGTAGATGTAATGGTAGACCACGACTCCAAGTGGAATACCTTACTTGTGGACTGTCGGCGTAACCTGTTAGCGCTCGAACCTGCCGTTCCGCAATCCCTGGTCTTGCTGATGCACCGCCCGGCGGTAGTCCTTTCGTTTACCCCCTCCGAGATCCCCTCATACGTCCGTTGGATGAGGATGACCCCACCCTCCCTTTGATTCACTATGCCGAGAGTGAGGTCGGTAGTTGCCGCTCCGTGTCCAGTGACCCGGGATCCAGCGCCTCCGTTGAGGCTGGAGTGAGTAGTAATATGCTGCAAAAACaaaatgacaagatagaccagttatcTAGCCTCCCCAGTTTGCCGCCGCTGGTCGAAGCGCTTACCTTGGCCACCCACGCCCAGAACTACAggaagctaaaagccttctcggggacCCTCCCTGTACCAACCGGGGAAGATGGTGTAGAAACGTGGAAAGAGCACACGCGGGGGGTGATGGAAGAGTGGTCGTGCACCGATGTAGTAAAAAGACAGAGACCcatggagtgcctgcggcccCCAGCGGCCACTCTGATAAGTATACACCGCGAACAGCACCCCGAGCTAACCTCTCGCTTGATGATAGAATTCCTGGCCGAAGCCTATAGCGCGAAAGAAGATGACGGGGCGTTGTGGGCAAAGTACTATGCCATaaaccagaaggagggggaagagctgTCCGCCTATATCCACCGTGTGCAAATATCGCTCGGGCCGCTGCTGCATTATAAATATGTGCAACCCTCCCAGATGAATGAGTATCTTCGGAAGCAGTACCTCTGCGGATCCAGCCCTTCTCACCCCATAGCCAGCATGATTCGTGATCACCTCACCCGGCCCCCCCCCTTCGTTCATCCAACTACTGCAACAGGTGAAGGAACATGAGACGCATCTAATGCTACACTCCCCTCAGAGGCCGAAAGCTAGCAGTAGCACTAAATCCAAAGGAAGTATGGAAAAGAAAGGGGAACCACCGGACCAGCCTGGCTCCGAAAGACCTCCTTTCGTGGGACGATCGTCCCCTCCGCCTGATCGCCGGGCTACCCCcagagatatgtcctgctacaagtgcgggaagCGGGGGCATCTATCCTACGATTGCCGCCTGGGCGCTTCTCGACCCCGGAACCCCTCGCCCCAGAAGTTCCCATCCCAGACTATGGTCTGCGGGGTGTATGCGACGGATGCCGACACAGACGGGACCCCGTCCGGAGGGGCCGAGCCGGTAGAAGATGGTCATAGGGTAGGACCGGTAGCGTTGATCCGAGTTTTAGTGGATGGAATCTACTCTTCTGCACTACTAGACACCGGATCCCAGGTCACCATCATATACCGAGGGTTCTATGATCGTCATCTTCAAAAGCGTCCGCTGCAACCGGCGGACCACATCAAGGCACGCGGGCTAAGCAAcgacgactaccccatcgacggttTAGTGACCGTAgatctggaaatacaacagctcaacacgggaaaatctcaccccatgaaggtggaggccttggtgtgtccggaaccccgaGACACCCCCAAGTACCCTATTATCCTCGGTACCAATGCTGATATTGTACAGgcggtcatccgggcctatctacacgagactaaagagctccccatgtccagcctacagctgCAGTTGGTTCAAGCCGACCCCGCCCAGCCTTCCCCTCCTTCAGATGACTATGGGCTGCTGTTCTGTGGAAGGAAGGGGTGGACGAAGCTTTTCCCCGGAGAAACGCAAAGAATTTCCGCTTGGTGCGCTTATGAGGAGCGCCTAGCCGAAGACCAGCAATTCTCGCTAGAAAGTACCCACGGGGAGGATGTGAGGCGAGGGTATCGGCTCATACCCGAATTCCGCCATTGGCGGGGCACCATCCCTAGAGGAATTGATGTAATGGTGCAGAATCTATCGCCCTTCCCCCTGGCCATCGATGTGGGGCAGCGGATAGGAAGGATCTATCCTGTTAGTTCAGTGGAAGAAGCCGTGCAAGTAAACACGACCCGAGTGGAAGCAACAGGGGCGGCCCTGGACTTCGATTTTGGGTCGTCCGAATTGCCTGGAGCCTAGAAGGAACGATTACTGGTGCAACTGGAACAGAGACGATCCGTGTTCTCTaccggggagatggatgtggggtgtagtcgcaatGCCCAGCACATCATTCGCATGATGGATGAAAAACCCTTCAGAGAGCGTTCTCGCCGACTcgctcccagggatgtggaggaCGTAAGGGTCGCCATCAATGACATGGAAGCCTCCGGGATTGTCACAGAATCCCGAAGCCCCTATGCCTCTCCTATAGTGGTGGTtagaaagaaaaatggaactgtgagactgtgtgtagattatcggacgctgaacaatcggacggtgccggatcagtataacctccctcgcatagaagagatcctcgATACACTacacgggagccagtggttcagcataCTGGATCTACGGTCTGGGTACTATCAAGTCCCTATGAGCCcagaggatcaagaaaagacagccttcatctgccccttggggttttatcagttcacccgcatgccccaaggcatatgaggagcacccgccaccttccagcgattaatggagaagacgttgggtgacctcaacccccgagaatgtctggtgtacctagatgacatcatagtcttcgggaaaaccctggaagaacaTGAGAACTGTctcttgaaggtactggatagattGTCCCAAGAAGgtctcaaactctctctggacaaatgtcggttctgCCGGACCTCAGTAACGTAtgtaggacacatagtgtccggagccggaatcgccactgatctcgctaaaatagaagctgtcgttaactggcctcgcccagagaatgtgggggagctgcgctcattcctgggtttctgcggctactatcggcgattcgtggaagggtactcacatagggccaaagccctcaacagcctgCTCTGCATATACCCATCTGaaatgggccagaagaaccacTCTGCCAAACAGCCCTttggggataaatggacccccgagtgcgaccaagccttccacgacttgaagcagagcctgacggctgctccggtcttggcctacgCCAATCCCGACCAACCCTACATCCTACACGTGGACGCCAGCCTGAGTGTCATAGGAGCCgtgttgcatcaaaaatatcccgAGGGGTTGCGACCCGTATCATATATATTAGCCGTAGTCTCACCGtcagcgaacagaactatccggtacacaagctcgagttcttgacccttaagtgggccatagtGGACAAACTTCGGGATTATCTGTACAGGGTGTCGTTCGAAGTACGCACCGACAATAATcctctcacctacatcatgacctcagccaaacttGATGCGACCGGGCATCGCTGGTTGGCCGCGCACTTCAATTACaacttcaccttgaaatacaaacctgggcctttgaacattggagctgacgccctgTCGAGGCGACCGGGGTTGATCTCTACCACcgacgaagatcagtgggaagagattcctgggCCCGGGATGAGAGCACTCTGTGGCACGGCAGCCATCATAGAGGAGCAAGTAGCCTTTTCGGAATTACGGGTGGCTGAATCCCTAGGGTGCACCTCTACCACTATACCTGAAGCCTATCGGGTCCCGAGTGGGATGCATGTTACCCCCGATCAAATCATTGCTTGGGAGGGCATGGTACGTTACAAAGAACAAGACCCAGTCGCAGGGACTATCCATGATGCCATTCGACAAAAGCGACTGGGCCTGCTTCGCCAGACTCCGGGGGATGTCGGAGGTATACTAATGCGGgaggcggacaaatttgaaatacaAGATCGACTGTTGTACCGAGTGGTGAAGTATCATGACCATCCGGATCGCCGCCAACTAGTGTTACCAAATGACTACAATACTTAGTGTTGAAAGCCCTCTatgatgaacacggacatctGGGGGTAGACAAGACTCTACCCACTAGAGtggcccccatgggccatctaaggAGTACGGGACCCatggatttagtctgcatggacttcttgtgcatcgaacccgacacccatggtatagggaacgtgctggtcatcactgatcattatacctgctacgcccaggcctttacgaccaaagatcaaaaagctattacggtggctaaggtgctctgggagaagtatttcatgcattatgggctacctcaacgtctgcactccgaccagggacgggactttgaaagtaaactaataaaagaattgctgaacctcttgcacattaaaaagtcccgtactaacccttaccacccagaaggggatgctctACCCGAACGATTCAAACGcactctgctggacatgctggcCACGCTAACGGGTGTAgagaagactaagtggagtcgccatgtggaaactctagtccatgcttataattgcacccgaaacgaatctaccgggttctcgccCTACTTTCTTATGTTTGGCCGTGACGCCCACCTGCCAGTGGACATCCAgttaagagtctccaccgatggggtgcaCAATTCCACCCATTTTCGCTACGTACAAAGATTGCAAGAGAATCTACAGAAAGCCTATGGGCAAGCCGAGAGATCCACAGAAAAACTGAATGCCAggaacaaaaggcgctatgatcacaaagtaaaacatagagacattaaacctggcgatgccgtactgctccgcaacctgggagtaccgggaaaacataagttggctgaccgcTGGCGGGAAGGGGTGTACAAAGTAAtttctcaaatgcctggccttccagtctacTGGATCAAAGACGCGGAGGGTCAGATAAATACGTGGCATCGCAATCCCTATTCCCCAATTAGAAGAAGGAGACTTAGAGTGGCCTACATCTCCCCTGAGTGGGGAACTGTCATCAGAACAAGAAAGTCTGGAAGATCcaaaggaaggaacctctcaaaggggccttccggccgcgggggcatctcccggaggagctacgggcaaagagccccttggcccCATAACAGAGACACTGACTCCAGTGACTCCGCCGCTAGAtccccagagcccgtgctttgtgccacaaagagactttacagATATGCACAGCCCCTCAAGGGCCGAGTTGGAAATACCCGATGAGAAGTGCTACTCTCCCAAAGAGGTAGCGGAAGAGCCAatgcgcagaagccaaagagcttcTGATCAGTCCGGGGCACCCtattatgaggctcagcaatgggctcgcagccgggttcaatcagtgattatcatgttcagtgaaatgtacaagttgataGAGAACCCAATGTATtagtatttttcattatataactggttGTGTTGTTATCAttttccaagcggggacgttggaatccacaggggggaggatgtagccgtaacccctgattcaccccatttagcgggaggttgcgcttgcaataTCAGCAACGCAACATACGGGTGTATGGTTCCAAAGGCctctcacctctcacctctcactcgtgaGAGGTGAGAGGCCTTTGGAACCATACACCCGTATGTTGCGTTGCTGATGTGGGTACTTACCTTCTGCATCTTGGACTTACATAACGAAAGAGGCAACTATTTCCAGCTCAGATACGGTACACATTTGTGCCCGGAACTTGTTACACACCAGTCTTGTTTCCGGAGGACTATCTGAACTAAAGTGTCGCATCCTGAGTTCATGCTGGACAGAGACCCAGTGGAGCACTGCAGATCCATGCGGTGAAGACACGGAGTGAGCTGAGTAGCTGTATCCTCGTCCggtgcatgagtatatctcataaaacgCTTTTTATaatctgttgtttgtgagttagcattttgttggattttttagggaaataaatgtatatttttttggacatattgcactaggaccgggcgctttcttttttgtgtttctgtatacagtatataggcttGGAATTCGTTAGTTCCCCGTGGAAGGCAGCATGTTCCTGTTTGCAGCAAGATCTCACTACTGATCCATATAATATTGGACTTATTTCATCAGTTCATGCAATTGTatccattattttattgttttattttgttctatttttattattatcccCTATCCATTGGTGGTATATGCTACTCTATTCAGTTTCATATAGACCAGCAATATTTAGACAtacatttactatatatttttctatattttttttttatgtaataaTTTTTTCATATTTGATCTTATTTGTTACATCATCCGATTGATATATATTACATCCATCATTAATTGGTTCACATAATTattatattgttataccttttagcTGGGGATCGGTTCACATTATAAGGCGCAGtcttatttgtttatatatatatatatatatatatatatatatatatatatatatatatatacagctaaaccccgttataacgcgggtctcggggtccaccccgagaccaccgcgttactaacggggtcgcgagaaaaaaatggccgccgcgctttagcgcatattcatcccgcgggacaggagatgggagctggcatgtccctccgctccccgcttccccctgtcaccgcgggacagcccgcggggcaggagatgggagcggggatgtccctcctgtccccgcttccccctgtcaccgcgggacaggccgcggggcaggagatgggagcggggatgtccctcctgtccccgcttccccctgtcaccgcgggacaggccgcggggcaggagatgggagcggggatgtccctcaggtcgccgcttacctcagatcccgctgcctgcatggaggtggtagcggggggtttcttctccccaccgctgtccccggtgctcccgctgcctgcgcgggaggaggggggggagcgggtggtggtgctggtcgcggcctttcctctgctccgaccccaccccccgtctgtgtagagtgagagagtgtgtgtgtgtatgtatatatgggagagaaagtgtgtgtgtgtatatgggtgtgtgtatgtgggtgtgagtggttgtaagtgtctgtgagtgtgtgtaagtgtctgagtgtgtgtgtaagtgtgtgtaagtgtgtgtgagtgtctgtgagtgtctgtgagtgtgtgtgagtgtctgtaagtgtgtgtgagtgtgtgtgagtgtctgtaagtgtgtgtgagtgtgtgtgagtgtctgtaagtgtctgtaagtgtgtgtgagtgtgtgtgagtgtctgtgagtgtctaagtgtgtgtaagtgtgtgtgagtgtgtgtgagtgtgtgtgagtgtctgtaagtgtgtgtgagtgtgtgtgagtgtctgtaagtgtgtgtgagtgtgtgtgagtgtctgtaagtgtgtgtgagtgtgtgtgagtgtctgtgagtgtgtgtaagtgtgtgtgagtgtctgtaagtgtgtgtgagtgtgtgtgagtgtctgtaagtgtgtgtgagtgtgtgtgagtgtctgtaagtgtgtgtgagtgtgtgtgagtgtctaagtgtgtgtaagtgtgtgtgagtgtgtgtgagtgtgtgtgagtgtctgtaagtgtgtgtgagtgtgtgtgagtgtctgtaagtgtgtgtgagtgtgtgtgagtgtctgtaagtgtgtgtgagtgtgtgtgagtgtctgtgagtgtgtgtaagtgtgtgtgagtgtctgtaagtgtgtgtgagtgtgtgtgagtgtctgtaagtgtgtgtgagtgtgtgtgagtgtctgtaagtgtgtgtgagtgtgtgtgagtgtgtgtgagtgtctgtgtgtgtgagtgtgtgtgattgtctgtgagtgtctgtgagtgtctaagtgtgtctaagtgtgtgtaagtgtgtgtgagtgtgtgtgagtgtctgtaagtgtgtgtgcagtgtgcagtgtgtgtgcagtgtgtcagtgtgtgcagtgtcagcaatgagcagtgtgtgtgcagtgtgtgtgcagtgtgtgtgcagtgtgtgtgcagtgtgtccaatgagcagtgtgtgtgcagtgtgcagtgtgtgtgcagtgtgtccaatgagcagtgtgtgtgcagtgtgtgtgcagtgtgtcagtgtgtgcagtgtgagcaatgagcagtgtgtgtgcagtgtgcagtgtgtgtgcagtgtgtcagtgtgtgcagtgtaagcaatgagcagtgtgcagtgtgtgtgcagtgtgtgtgcagtgtgtcagtgtgtgcagtgtgagcaatgagcagtgtgtgtgcagtgtgcagtgtgtgtgcagtgtgcagtgtgcagtgcagtgtgtgcagtgtgtcagtgtgagcaatgtgcagtgtgtgtgcagtgtgtgtgtgcagtgtgtgtgtgtgcagtgtgtgtgcagtgtgtgtgcagtgtgtgtgcagtgtgtcagtgtgtgcagtgtgagcaatgagcagtgtgtttgcagtgtgcagtgtgtgtgcagtgtgtgtgcagtgtgtcagtgtgtgcagtgtgagcaatgagcagtgtgtgtgcagtgtgcagtgtgtgtgcagtgtgcagtgtgcagtgcagtgtgtgcagtgtgtcagtgtgagcaatgtgcagtgtgtgtgcagtgtgtgtgtgcagtgtgcagtgtgtgtgcagtgtgtgtgcagtgtgtgtgcagtgtgtgtgcagtgtgtgtgcagtgtgtcagtgtgtgcagtgtgagcaatgagcagtgtgtgtgcagtgtgcagtgtgtgtgcagtgtgcagtgtgtgtgcagtgtgtcagtgtgagcaatgagtagtgtgtgtgcagtgtggcagtgtgagcaatgagcagtgtgtgtgcagtgagtgtgtgcagtgtgtgcagtgtgcaaaaaaaaatgtaaaaaaaaaaaatttttaattttttttttttttttttttttttaaaaaaacgggagccacgggaaaaccgcgttataaccgaatcgcagtataacgaggcgcgttataacggggtttagctgtatatatatgtgtgtgtgtgtgtttgggtttTGAGCTAGCTATGACTATGTGTAAAGAGTACCCATACTTTAGGGTCTGGATGGAAGTTACACTACCTTTAGGTATGAAATCACTGCGTTAACTTTAATAGGCATTTTTGGGggaaacacctcttttgcatctcattagcccTAACACCCATTATACTTAACGCAATGCCTTAATGGTAACTTCATGTCAGCTTACTTAATGGTGCTTTGTGATCCAGGCAAACTTGGACTGAAAGGAAAAGTATCCCTTTTTTCTTGCATGTTTGTTTGTAACCTGAATATCTCATACATTTTGTGCTgtgtataaataaacaaaaatccTTGTCTCATTACCAGTGACAGATTCTAAATTGGTTGTCTCTATGTTTTATTTATTGACTGATACCACACATTATAACGGctattatcaaaatcattaa encodes the following:
- the LOC142488227 gene encoding modulator of apoptosis 1-like, translated to MALPTHHEIRDWARQVRTPTRHAVALARVPMALPLETLQTALRQLPGFAKARLVDVMVDHDSKWNTLLVDCRHPLIRPLDEDDPTLPLIHYAESEVGSCRSVSSDPGSSASVEAGVSSNMLQKQNDKIDQLSSLPSLPPLVEALTLATHAQNYRKLKAFSGTLPVPTGEDGVETWKEHTRGVMEEWSCTDVVKRQRPMECLRPPAATLISIHREQHPELTSRLMIEFLAEAYSAKEDDGALWAKYYAINQKEGEELSAYIHRVQISLGPLLHYKYVQPSQMNEYLRKQYLCGSSPSHPIASMIRDHLTRPPPFVHPTTATGEGT